A single genomic interval of Trinickia acidisoli harbors:
- a CDS encoding DUF1993 domain-containing protein, translated as MSLSIYETSVPVFARGLTNLRAVLQKAHDHALTKHFEPSILLSSRLYPDMHPLTKQVQIASDAAKFCIARLAGVEPPKFDDVETTFDELYARIDKTLAYLQGFDAAKLEGSESRTVTLTVPSGKHEFVGQVYLLHFALPNFFFHVTTAYAILRHNGIELGKFDYLGRV; from the coding sequence ATGTCCCTGTCTATTTACGAAACTTCAGTGCCCGTGTTCGCCCGCGGGCTCACGAATCTGCGCGCCGTACTGCAAAAAGCGCACGACCATGCGCTGACGAAACACTTCGAGCCGTCGATTCTGCTGTCGAGCCGGCTCTATCCCGACATGCACCCACTGACCAAGCAAGTGCAGATCGCATCGGACGCGGCGAAGTTTTGCATCGCACGATTGGCCGGCGTCGAGCCGCCCAAGTTTGACGACGTCGAGACGACGTTCGACGAGTTGTATGCGCGCATCGACAAGACTCTCGCCTACCTGCAAGGCTTCGATGCGGCGAAATTGGAAGGCAGCGAATCGCGCACGGTGACGCTCACCGTGCCGAGCGGCAAGCACGAATTCGTCGGTCAGGTCTATCTGCTTCACTTCGCGCTGCCGAACTTCTTCTTCCACGTGACGACGGCCTACGCCATCTTGCGCCACAACGGCATCGAGCTCGGCAAGTTCGATTACTTGGGGCGCGTCTAG
- a CDS encoding LysE family translocator yields the protein MISADLLIAFIVALIVVYAIPGPDMALILQTSIARGTRKGLTAAGGLAVSRATHVTLSACGVAALLKAAPWLYEIVRYGGAAYLAYIAIQIFRSPVFALQPESAVTGPAHEGGELRQAFVKGLLTNLLNPKALLFCSVLLPQFIRPAAGPVALQVTELGVILLLVGALFDTLYAVGAARIATVLHKYPLAQTLQRWTFSAALIGFALRLSLD from the coding sequence GTGATTTCCGCCGACTTGCTCATTGCATTCATCGTAGCGCTCATCGTCGTCTATGCGATTCCCGGCCCCGACATGGCGTTGATCCTGCAAACCAGCATTGCCCGGGGCACGCGCAAAGGGCTGACTGCCGCGGGCGGCCTTGCCGTGTCGCGCGCGACGCACGTGACGCTTTCCGCATGCGGCGTGGCGGCCCTGCTCAAAGCCGCGCCGTGGCTGTACGAGATCGTGCGCTACGGCGGCGCGGCCTACCTTGCCTATATCGCCATTCAAATATTCCGCTCGCCTGTTTTCGCTCTGCAGCCCGAAAGCGCGGTTACCGGGCCGGCGCACGAAGGCGGGGAACTGCGGCAAGCGTTCGTCAAAGGCCTTTTGACGAACTTGCTCAACCCCAAGGCACTGCTGTTCTGCTCGGTGCTGTTGCCGCAGTTCATCCGGCCGGCCGCCGGTCCCGTGGCCCTTCAGGTGACGGAACTCGGCGTCATCCTGCTGCTCGTCGGAGCGTTGTTCGATACGCTCTATGCGGTCGGCGCCGCGCGCATCGCGACCGTGCTGCACAAGTATCCGCTTGCGCAAACGCTGCAGCGTTGGACTTTCTCCGCCGCTTTGATCGGTTTCGCGCTGCGTCTGTCGCTCGATTAA
- a CDS encoding MFS transporter, whose translation MEEATRRKRARPENRWGIVVLLALGLMIAWMDRSSMASAFADHRFVREFALTHVERGWLGSAVFWSYGVLQIAMGWLVDRYGVKWPYAVCFFLWCLAAAATGMVGTLSALIVVRLLIGAAEAVVVPATYRYLANNFEEARRGTALGIYSIGGKMGPALGAPIAAWLIVAFSWNAMFIATGLVALVWLLPWLLMLDNDLPSKSELAAAKQRAASVPLANLLASPVVWGGLITNFCYSYFAFYCMTWMPAYLVEQRGLSLKQSGLFTFFSFAGIAIVAALAGWVADRLIARGRDAVLVRKCFIVAGFIGGTTVLLGAYAPSPQMALFWNVVSLSLLGLATANNLALVKLTLIPKQAVGLNTGLQQVATSLAGGVSASLSGWLLHLGHSYTLPMLAIFVFLMLGATSTVVLLQRKWAPRINESGGEAPQREDPAPAVLRCADTLRSDGQAH comes from the coding sequence TTGGAAGAGGCGACTCGACGGAAAAGAGCGCGGCCCGAGAATCGCTGGGGCATCGTCGTACTGCTGGCGCTCGGACTGATGATTGCATGGATGGACCGCTCGAGCATGGCCTCCGCGTTTGCGGACCATCGGTTCGTGCGGGAATTCGCACTGACGCATGTCGAGCGCGGCTGGCTCGGTTCGGCCGTGTTCTGGTCCTACGGGGTCCTGCAGATCGCGATGGGCTGGCTCGTGGATCGCTATGGCGTGAAATGGCCCTACGCAGTGTGCTTCTTCCTGTGGTGCCTCGCCGCCGCGGCCACGGGCATGGTCGGCACGCTTTCCGCACTCATCGTCGTGCGTCTGCTGATCGGTGCCGCGGAAGCGGTGGTGGTACCCGCTACTTATCGTTATCTCGCCAATAACTTCGAGGAGGCCCGCAGGGGTACCGCCCTCGGGATCTATTCGATCGGCGGCAAGATGGGGCCCGCGCTTGGCGCACCGATCGCAGCGTGGCTGATCGTCGCGTTTTCATGGAATGCGATGTTCATCGCCACGGGCCTCGTCGCGCTCGTCTGGTTGTTGCCCTGGTTGCTGATGCTCGACAACGATTTACCGTCGAAATCCGAACTCGCGGCCGCTAAACAACGAGCGGCCTCGGTACCGCTTGCCAATCTCTTGGCAAGCCCGGTGGTATGGGGCGGTTTGATCACGAATTTTTGCTACAGCTATTTCGCGTTCTATTGCATGACCTGGATGCCGGCCTATCTGGTCGAACAGCGCGGTCTTTCGCTGAAGCAATCGGGGCTGTTTACCTTCTTCAGCTTCGCGGGCATCGCGATCGTGGCGGCGCTCGCCGGATGGGTGGCGGATCGGCTGATCGCGCGTGGCCGTGATGCCGTGCTGGTGCGTAAATGCTTTATCGTGGCTGGCTTTATCGGCGGCACGACCGTCTTGCTTGGCGCTTATGCACCCTCGCCGCAGATGGCGTTGTTTTGGAACGTGGTTTCGCTCTCGCTGCTGGGCCTCGCGACGGCGAACAACCTGGCCCTCGTCAAGCTCACCCTGATCCCGAAGCAAGCGGTCGGCTTGAACACTGGCCTGCAGCAGGTGGCGACCAGCCTTGCGGGCGGCGTGTCTGCCAGTCTGTCGGGCTGGCTGCTCCATCTAGGACACAGCTATACGCTGCCCATGCTCGCGATTTTCGTGTTTCTGATGCTCGGGGCGACCAGCACCGTGGTGCTGCTACAGCGGAAATGGGCGCCGAGAATCAATGAGAGCGGGGGCGAAGCGCCGCAGCGCGAAGACCCGGCGCCGGCAGTTTTGCGGTGCGCCGATACGCTGAGATCGGATGGCCAAGCTCATTGA
- a CDS encoding phosphate ABC transporter substrate-binding protein, producing the protein MTTTLTGVPTLRTNLSEYAVTKAMRDGRVSSDLVTLDFCGPTPAHNGFKAMVRENQFDAGELAIVTFLQAKAYGKPYVLLPTPISGRFQHHCAGFNIDFGHLDPKDIEGKKVGVRTYTQTTALWIRGILRHEYGVDLDKVTWMTLGDGHLAEYNDPQNCERLPKGSSIPQMMLDGELAAALLGEDMPKDPRVRTLVPDAQNAAKAWFAREGVVPINHMFVVHESISKTRPDVVRELYRMIVESRAQAEGVPAVFPPIGMEANRKGIQLAIDWALDQKIIPRRLSVDELFDDVTGSLG; encoded by the coding sequence ATGACAACGACGCTGACCGGGGTGCCGACGCTGCGCACCAATCTGTCTGAATACGCGGTGACGAAAGCAATGCGGGACGGACGGGTGAGCTCGGACCTCGTCACGCTCGACTTCTGCGGGCCGACGCCGGCGCACAACGGCTTCAAGGCGATGGTGCGCGAGAACCAGTTCGACGCGGGCGAACTCGCGATCGTCACGTTCTTGCAGGCCAAGGCATACGGCAAGCCGTACGTGTTGCTGCCGACACCGATCTCGGGGCGATTCCAGCATCACTGCGCGGGCTTCAACATCGACTTCGGTCATCTCGATCCGAAGGACATCGAGGGTAAGAAAGTTGGCGTGCGCACTTATACGCAGACGACCGCACTCTGGATACGCGGCATCTTGCGTCACGAATACGGCGTCGATCTGGACAAGGTCACGTGGATGACGCTCGGCGACGGACATCTGGCCGAGTACAACGACCCGCAGAACTGCGAGCGCTTGCCCAAGGGCTCGTCGATTCCGCAGATGATGCTCGACGGCGAACTGGCCGCGGCATTGCTTGGTGAAGACATGCCCAAGGATCCGCGCGTGCGCACGCTCGTGCCCGATGCGCAGAACGCGGCGAAAGCGTGGTTCGCGCGCGAAGGCGTCGTGCCGATCAACCATATGTTCGTCGTGCACGAAAGCATTTCGAAGACGCGTCCCGACGTCGTTCGCGAACTCTATCGAATGATCGTCGAAAGCCGTGCGCAGGCCGAGGGTGTGCCCGCGGTGTTTCCGCCGATCGGGATGGAGGCGAATCGCAAGGGAATCCAATTGGCGATCGACTGGGCGCTCGATCAGAAAATCATTCCGCGCCGGCTTTCCGTCGATGAGTTGTTCGACGACGTGACTGGTAGCCTCGGCTAA